A stretch of the Sphingobacterium thalpophilum genome encodes the following:
- a CDS encoding polysaccharide lyase, with the protein MKLRFNSNIILLAGLISPVAVLAQYPVIPDSLKKLAAEQENTENLRVEAAWKTAQQVMKAEGKPYIPWAAKPSDLPQAKIKAFPGAEGGGAYTAGGRGGKVFVVTSLADSGPGTLREACEAGGARIVVFNIAGIIRLEKPIVVKAPYITIVGQTAPGDGVCIAGESFLIDTHDVILRFLRFRRGATEVTRRDDAVGGNVVGNIIIDHVSASWGLDENMSIYRHVYDREGKNLKLPTVNVTIQNSIFSECLDAYNHAFGSTIGGLNSTFMRNLWASNISRNPSIGMYGDFGFVNNVIWNWWNRSADGGDNRSLFNFINNYYKPGPITPKDKPIAYRILKPESGRDKAFKDQYGKVYAEGNVVEGFPEVTKDNWAGGIQIEDLPHVGSREKNIRVDKAFPMAAVTTLAAQEAYDYVLKNAGACLPKQDAVDQRIIKQVAENKVYYNQDIPLHGFVSPYVKRRLPQDSYKKGIISDIAQVGGYPTYQGVPYTDSDNDGISDDAEKKMGLNPNDPADSQRIAKNGYANIENYLNGAVGLDIVVPGSKR; encoded by the coding sequence ATGAAATTGCGATTTAATTCCAATATTATCCTGCTCGCCGGTTTAATTAGCCCTGTCGCTGTCTTGGCGCAATATCCAGTGATTCCAGATTCCTTGAAGAAGCTGGCTGCCGAACAGGAAAACACAGAGAACCTACGGGTGGAGGCGGCGTGGAAGACGGCGCAGCAAGTGATGAAAGCCGAAGGCAAACCCTATATTCCCTGGGCCGCCAAGCCGAGCGATCTGCCACAGGCGAAAATAAAGGCTTTCCCCGGTGCTGAGGGCGGCGGCGCCTATACTGCTGGCGGTAGAGGCGGGAAGGTCTTTGTCGTGACCAGTTTGGCGGATAGCGGACCCGGGACATTGAGAGAAGCTTGCGAAGCTGGAGGGGCCCGTATTGTTGTTTTTAATATCGCAGGTATTATTCGGCTTGAGAAACCGATCGTGGTGAAAGCGCCCTATATCACTATCGTCGGACAGACGGCGCCCGGTGATGGAGTATGTATTGCCGGAGAGTCTTTCCTGATCGATACACATGATGTGATTTTAAGATTTTTGCGTTTTCGTCGCGGCGCTACTGAGGTCACCCGTCGGGATGATGCTGTAGGCGGCAATGTGGTTGGGAATATTATCATCGACCACGTTTCGGCAAGTTGGGGACTGGATGAAAATATGTCAATCTATCGACATGTCTATGATCGTGAAGGCAAAAATCTAAAGTTACCAACGGTCAATGTGACCATCCAGAATTCGATCTTTTCGGAATGTCTGGATGCATACAACCACGCTTTTGGAAGTACAATTGGCGGGTTGAACAGTACCTTCATGCGAAATCTCTGGGCCTCAAATATCAGCCGCAATCCTTCCATAGGAATGTATGGAGACTTTGGATTTGTTAATAATGTCATCTGGAACTGGTGGAATAGAAGTGCCGACGGTGGCGACAATAGATCGTTGTTCAATTTTATCAACAACTATTATAAGCCGGGGCCTATAACACCCAAGGATAAACCCATTGCCTATCGCATTTTGAAACCCGAATCTGGCCGCGATAAGGCCTTTAAAGATCAATACGGAAAGGTATATGCTGAGGGCAACGTCGTAGAAGGATTCCCCGAAGTAACCAAAGACAACTGGGCCGGCGGAATACAGATTGAGGACCTTCCACATGTGGGAAGCCGTGAGAAGAATATTCGTGTAGATAAAGCGTTTCCAATGGCAGCAGTAACGACTTTGGCAGCACAAGAAGCCTATGACTATGTCCTTAAGAATGCAGGCGCATGCCTGCCTAAACAGGACGCTGTTGATCAGCGCATCATCAAACAGGTAGCAGAGAACAAAGTCTACTACAACCAAGATATCCCGTTGCACGGATTTGTGTCACCTTATGTAAAAAGACGCCTTCCGCAGGATTCTTACAAAAAGGGGATTATATCAGATATCGCCCAGGTAGGTGGTTATCCGACTTATCAGGGAGTTCCTTATACAGACTCGGACAACGATGGGATCTCCGATGATGCAGAAAAGAAAATGGGGCTAAATCCCAACGATCCAGCTGATTCGCAAAGGATTGCCAAAAATGGCTATGCCAATATCGAAAATTATCTCAATGGAGCGGTCGGTCTGGATATTGTTGTCCCGGGAAGTAAACGTTAG
- a CDS encoding DUF6298 domain-containing protein produces MKISGIFFWSFWLCSLGSYAQKQAVLAPLSWDGTQLLYKNDSLGNRIPDFSYAGYEGGDRAIPDGRVEVVVPLTSGDATQRIQAALDYVSNLPKGKDGLRGVVLLEKGVYQVSGSLSIHTSGVILRGSGFTTGGTTILGTGTSRETLIRIAGKNNIQLQEKHTINTSYVPVNSRKFEVETASAYRAGDKVMITRPATQSWIDVLGTGHFGGGITSLGWKPGQRDITWDRTVVAVHGNSIEIDAPITTALDQTYGQSTLAKFTWTGRITHAGVENMMLESSYNRDNPKDEDHRWMAITVENAENVWVRRMQFRHFAGSAVYALESAKKLTVEDCISLEPVSEIGGQRRYTFYTKGQQTLFQRLYSRQGYHDFAVGYLAAGPNAFVQCQAVEPFSFSGAIDSWASGILFDIIDIDAQALSYKNRGQDGQGAGWSAANSVFWQSTAGLVECYQPPTAQNWAFGIWSQFQGDGYWEQSNEYIKPRSLYYAQLEGRIGKAAKDRSILLPVLTEASSSPPVHVAMELTQQAVQPALQLVDFIREADHRSSLNISVGKAKTIDQIGYNAQAVKSRSADMQVLHGWLVRGNSILTGSKLDVPWWSGSARPYGAIKAKPHITRYVPGEVGIGLTDDLEALTDTMQQNHVLAIDHNYGLWYDRRRDDHERIRRMNGEVWPPFYELPFARSGTGLAYDGLSKYDLTKYNQFYWSRLKRFADLADQKGLILIHQNYFQHNIIEAGAHYADFPWRTANNINNVGFPEPVPYAGDKRIFMAEQFYDIGNPVRRALHRAYIRQCLDNFKDNSGVIQMISAEYTGPLHFVQFWIDVIKEWKAETGGHPIIALSATKDVQDAILADPERAAEIQIIDIRYWHYQADGTLYAPKGGQNLAPRQHARLLKPKKTSMEAVYKAVSEYRIKYPEKAVLYHGDNYPEMAWASFMAGGSMANVPRIQMPEFYAAAAGMQPTVIGGHWVLRSDQGLIIYNRSSEALNLDLKDYKGHFIVRHIHPKNGTIVKTERVNLGKELHLNNYMNSPEIIWIDKR; encoded by the coding sequence ATGAAGATTAGCGGTATTTTCTTTTGGAGCTTCTGGCTGTGTAGCTTGGGTAGTTACGCACAAAAGCAAGCTGTATTGGCTCCGCTATCCTGGGATGGTACGCAGCTGCTGTATAAAAACGATTCATTGGGAAATCGGATTCCGGATTTTTCATACGCTGGTTATGAGGGAGGAGATCGTGCAATCCCAGATGGACGAGTTGAAGTGGTCGTTCCATTAACATCGGGAGATGCGACACAACGCATCCAGGCAGCTCTGGATTATGTGTCTAATCTACCTAAAGGAAAAGACGGTCTGCGGGGTGTGGTGCTACTGGAAAAGGGAGTGTACCAGGTATCGGGATCACTTTCCATTCATACTTCTGGTGTGATTTTGAGAGGCAGTGGATTTACAACTGGCGGTACAACAATTCTTGGTACTGGGACTTCTCGTGAGACACTTATCCGTATCGCAGGAAAAAACAATATTCAGCTGCAGGAGAAGCATACGATCAATACGTCTTATGTGCCCGTAAATTCCCGGAAATTTGAGGTCGAAACGGCATCAGCTTATCGCGCGGGGGATAAAGTCATGATTACTAGACCAGCAACCCAAAGCTGGATCGACGTCTTGGGTACCGGTCACTTTGGTGGCGGCATCACATCATTGGGCTGGAAACCCGGTCAGCGCGATATAACCTGGGATAGAACAGTCGTTGCGGTGCACGGAAATAGCATAGAAATTGACGCGCCAATAACGACCGCACTGGATCAGACATACGGTCAGTCAACGCTGGCGAAGTTCACTTGGACGGGACGTATTACGCATGCTGGCGTTGAAAACATGATGCTTGAATCGAGCTATAACCGAGACAATCCAAAAGATGAAGATCACCGTTGGATGGCTATTACAGTTGAAAACGCCGAAAACGTCTGGGTGCGCAGGATGCAATTTAGACACTTTGCGGGCTCGGCTGTATATGCGCTGGAAAGCGCCAAAAAATTGACAGTGGAAGATTGCATCTCCTTAGAACCCGTATCGGAGATTGGAGGACAAAGGCGGTATACCTTTTACACAAAAGGACAGCAGACGCTATTTCAGCGTCTTTATTCACGGCAGGGCTATCACGATTTTGCTGTTGGGTACCTTGCCGCTGGCCCTAATGCCTTTGTGCAGTGCCAAGCTGTGGAACCCTTTAGTTTTAGTGGGGCAATTGATAGCTGGGCGTCAGGAATTTTATTTGACATTATCGATATTGATGCGCAGGCCTTAAGCTATAAAAATCGCGGCCAGGATGGGCAAGGAGCAGGCTGGTCAGCCGCCAACAGTGTTTTCTGGCAATCCACTGCTGGTCTCGTGGAATGTTACCAGCCGCCTACCGCACAAAACTGGGCTTTTGGTATTTGGTCGCAATTTCAAGGTGATGGTTATTGGGAGCAGTCCAACGAGTACATCAAACCACGAAGCTTGTACTACGCACAATTGGAGGGGCGAATTGGCAAGGCCGCAAAAGACAGGTCGATCTTATTACCTGTCTTGACAGAAGCTTCCAGCAGTCCGCCGGTACATGTGGCGATGGAATTAACTCAACAGGCCGTGCAGCCAGCGTTACAGCTAGTCGATTTTATCCGTGAAGCGGACCATAGGTCGTCTCTCAATATCAGTGTTGGAAAGGCCAAAACGATTGATCAGATCGGTTACAACGCACAGGCCGTAAAGTCTCGATCGGCGGATATGCAGGTGCTGCATGGCTGGCTAGTGCGTGGAAACAGTATCTTGACAGGTAGTAAACTGGATGTACCTTGGTGGAGTGGCTCTGCAAGACCTTACGGAGCTATCAAAGCCAAACCCCATATCACGCGCTACGTGCCCGGAGAGGTCGGGATTGGTCTCACGGATGATCTCGAGGCGCTGACGGATACCATGCAACAAAATCATGTATTGGCCATAGACCATAATTATGGGCTTTGGTATGATAGGCGTCGCGACGATCATGAGCGAATCCGAAGGATGAACGGTGAGGTCTGGCCGCCATTTTATGAGCTGCCCTTCGCGAGAAGTGGTACCGGCCTCGCTTATGATGGCTTATCAAAATATGACCTGACTAAATACAACCAGTTTTACTGGAGCCGCTTAAAGCGCTTTGCGGATTTAGCAGACCAAAAAGGCTTGATACTGATCCACCAGAATTATTTTCAGCATAATATTATAGAAGCAGGGGCTCACTATGCTGATTTTCCTTGGCGTACAGCCAATAACATCAATAATGTTGGTTTTCCAGAACCTGTTCCCTATGCTGGAGACAAGCGTATTTTTATGGCTGAACAGTTTTACGATATCGGTAATCCCGTACGCAGAGCCTTACATCGCGCTTATATCCGCCAGTGTCTCGATAATTTTAAGGACAATTCGGGTGTTATTCAGATGATCAGCGCTGAATATACGGGGCCGCTGCATTTTGTGCAGTTCTGGATCGATGTAATTAAGGAGTGGAAAGCCGAGACGGGCGGGCACCCGATTATTGCATTGAGCGCCACGAAGGATGTTCAGGATGCCATACTGGCCGACCCAGAACGCGCTGCTGAAATTCAGATTATTGATATTCGGTATTGGCATTATCAGGCTGACGGGACACTTTACGCGCCCAAAGGGGGGCAGAACCTAGCTCCACGTCAACATGCACGTTTGTTAAAGCCAAAGAAAACCTCTATGGAAGCCGTCTATAAAGCGGTTTCGGAATATCGGATTAAATACCCAGAGAAAGCCGTGTTATATCATGGTGATAATTATCCCGAAATGGCCTGGGCGTCTTTCATGGCCGGCGGCTCCATGGCCAATGTGCCGAGAATCCAAATGCCCGAGTTCTATGCTGCTGCTGCTGGTATGCAACCCACAGTCATCGGTGGACATTGGGTTTTAAGGTCTGATCAGGGACTGATTATTTATAACCGCAGTTCTGAAGCGTTGAACCTGGATCTCAAGGACTATAAAGGACATTTTATCGTACGGCACATCCATCCCAAAAACGGTACAATCGTTAAAACGGAACGCGTGAATCTCGGAAAAGAACTTCACCTCAACAATTATATGAACAGTCCAGAAATCATCTGGATCGATAAACGTTAA
- a CDS encoding glycoside hydrolase family 140 protein, with the protein MSIHKKYPFLKAEQPCLLSWIFQRTFKKQGVFRKVFSFAMMGVFVSCATEKEHRDLPLLKISENKRYVVTQDGKPFFWLGDTGWLLFNKMNRDEAEQYLEDRRQKGFNVIQAMVLHTVPSVNAYGDSSVINADISRPLVTTGNNPNHADEYDYWDHIDYIIDKAAEKGIYMALVPVWGSPVKDGKVSVEQAEQYAKFLAERWKDRSNIIWLNGGDIKGSDKIDVWKKIGQTIKSIDPKHLMTFHPRGRTASSDWFHNESWLDFNMVQSGHRRYDQDTSKNEQKHYGEDNWKFMAADWDLKPVKPTIDGEPSYEGIPQGLHDITEPRWTDADVRRYGYWSVFAGAFGYTYGQNSVMQMHSKKDTTSAYGSDEVWSSAIHAPGASQMKYLKELMLSRTDYFDRIPDQTLIVDNGEKYDRLLATRTDHYAFIYNYTGRPMTVNMGKIKGSKVKASWFNPRNGETKVIGEMENKGIQHFTPEGGQKEGNDWVLILDSVS; encoded by the coding sequence ATGTCAATACACAAGAAGTATCCATTTTTAAAAGCAGAACAACCGTGTCTGCTGTCTTGGATATTCCAACGTACTTTTAAAAAACAGGGCGTATTTCGCAAAGTTTTTTCGTTTGCAATGATGGGAGTCTTTGTTTCCTGTGCTACCGAAAAAGAGCACAGAGACCTGCCTTTATTGAAAATTTCTGAAAATAAGCGATACGTCGTCACCCAGGATGGAAAGCCTTTTTTCTGGCTGGGCGATACGGGCTGGCTTCTCTTCAATAAGATGAACCGCGATGAGGCAGAACAGTATCTGGAAGATAGAAGACAAAAAGGATTCAACGTCATTCAGGCTATGGTCCTACATACTGTGCCTTCGGTGAATGCTTACGGCGATTCTTCAGTGATCAACGCAGATATCTCCAGACCCTTGGTGACGACGGGCAATAATCCCAATCACGCGGACGAATATGATTATTGGGATCATATTGATTATATCATTGATAAGGCTGCCGAAAAGGGGATCTATATGGCTTTGGTACCTGTATGGGGGTCACCGGTTAAAGATGGGAAAGTATCTGTTGAGCAAGCCGAACAATATGCAAAATTTCTTGCCGAACGGTGGAAAGACCGTTCCAATATCATTTGGTTAAATGGCGGGGATATTAAGGGGTCTGATAAAATTGATGTGTGGAAGAAAATTGGGCAGACTATCAAGTCCATTGACCCTAAGCATTTAATGACTTTTCATCCCAGAGGTCGGACAGCATCATCGGACTGGTTCCACAACGAGTCCTGGCTGGACTTTAATATGGTCCAGTCTGGCCACAGAAGATACGATCAAGATACATCCAAAAATGAGCAGAAACACTATGGCGAGGACAACTGGAAGTTTATGGCAGCGGATTGGGATTTAAAACCTGTCAAGCCTACTATTGATGGAGAGCCTTCTTACGAGGGTATCCCCCAAGGATTGCATGATATCACCGAGCCCCGTTGGACAGACGCCGATGTCAGAAGATATGGTTATTGGTCCGTATTTGCGGGCGCATTTGGGTACACCTATGGCCAGAATTCGGTCATGCAGATGCATTCCAAAAAAGATACCACCTCGGCTTATGGCTCAGACGAAGTTTGGTCTTCGGCCATTCATGCGCCCGGTGCCAGCCAGATGAAATACTTGAAGGAACTAATGCTATCCCGGACCGATTACTTTGACCGGATACCTGACCAGACACTGATCGTCGATAATGGCGAAAAATATGATCGTTTACTGGCGACGAGAACAGATCATTATGCCTTTATCTACAATTATACCGGCAGACCCATGACGGTTAATATGGGTAAAATCAAAGGCAGTAAGGTAAAGGCCTCCTGGTTTAATCCGAGAAATGGAGAAACCAAGGTCATCGGTGAGATGGAGAATAAAGGAATACAACACTTTACACCCGAAGGTGGACAAAAAGAAGGCAACGACTGGGTGTTGATATTGGATTCGGTATCATGA
- a CDS encoding glycoside hydrolase family 43 protein, translating into MRTINIWFIFMMTTMFFSSCQRDIYLFTSFHEPANEGLRYLYSEDAYHWKPIRGIYLKPELGAQKIMRDPSMLQDKHGIYHLVWTIGWKGNEGIGYARSTDLIHWDNQKIIPVMKHEPTTVNVWAPELFYDDVNSRFIIIWASTIPHRFPKGKEAEDNNHRMYYTTTKDFNTFTETQLFSDPGFSMIDAVIVKKAKQDYVLVLKDNTRPNRDLRVAFATNPLGPFQEVSKPFSAHLTEGPTVVKVKDEWLIYFDSYGSKRYEAVATKDFKTFKSINDRISVPEGHKHGTIFRSSKKVLKNLRRHEADTK; encoded by the coding sequence ATGAGAACAATTAACATATGGTTTATCTTCATGATGACAACGATGTTTTTTTCTTCGTGTCAGCGGGATATTTATTTATTTACTTCTTTTCATGAACCCGCGAATGAGGGACTACGGTATTTGTATAGCGAAGATGCTTATCATTGGAAGCCAATTCGGGGAATATACTTAAAGCCTGAACTGGGAGCGCAGAAGATCATGCGTGACCCTTCCATGCTACAGGATAAACATGGTATTTACCACCTAGTATGGACTATTGGATGGAAAGGTAATGAAGGTATTGGTTATGCACGCTCGACAGACTTGATCCATTGGGACAACCAAAAAATTATTCCGGTAATGAAGCATGAGCCTACGACCGTTAATGTATGGGCGCCAGAATTATTTTATGACGATGTGAATAGTCGGTTTATCATCATTTGGGCTTCGACGATACCGCATCGATTTCCGAAAGGCAAGGAAGCTGAGGATAACAATCACCGTATGTACTATACGACCACAAAAGATTTTAATACGTTTACAGAAACACAGCTATTCAGTGATCCTGGGTTTAGCATGATTGACGCTGTGATTGTCAAGAAGGCTAAGCAGGATTATGTATTGGTTTTGAAAGATAACACCCGGCCCAATCGTGATCTTCGGGTAGCATTTGCGACAAATCCTTTGGGGCCCTTTCAAGAAGTATCCAAGCCCTTTTCGGCCCACCTAACTGAAGGCCCAACGGTAGTGAAAGTTAAAGATGAGTGGCTGATTTATTTTGACTCCTACGGGAGTAAACGCTATGAGGCTGTGGCTACCAAAGATTTTAAGACGTTCAAATCAATCAATGACCGCATATCGGTGCCCGAAGGACATAAGCATGGAACCATCTTCAGATCATCAAAAAAAGTTTTAAAGAATTTACGCCGACATGAAGCCGACACGAAATAG
- a CDS encoding six-hairpin glycosidase, whose amino-acid sequence MKPTRNSNIAVLYSILLAGVAGTAYAQDTVKYVGQTLSNVDYHHGQLTPAVGTHNIQVFRANREFPEQAGGHNFTYNHQPFLAFWNNTYYLQFLSNPVGEHIAEGKTLLQTSKDGYVWSGPVELFPPYLVPEGFTKPGRADRAGKELYAVMHQRMGFYTAQNGKLLTIGYYGVALDAKDDPNDGNGLGRVVREINKDGSFGPIYFIRFNSSFNTKMAKYPFFTKSKDKAFVSACEELLNSPLMMQQWVEEADRNDPLVPLKRPVKAFAYYHLNDGRVVGLWKHALTSISNDNGRTWAYSPRRAPGFVNSNAKIWGQRTSDGRFATVYNPSEFRWPLAVSTSDDGLRYTDLLLVNGEISTMRYGGNYKSYGPQYVRGIQEGNGQTPDKNMWLTYSMNKEDIWVAKVPVPISSTVAEAVDDDFSKQPEQVYNSWNIYSPLWASAKVEGNALVLRDKDPYDYAKADRVIAPAKKGKITYTVTPQQDTHGTLEIELVNGNGLPAARITFDKDGLIKNKAGYRNATIQKYEAGQTYHITCLVDVTTRSFQLFVNGVDKGTKLFFQPVDSICKVSFRTGEIRRFPDADTPTDQDFDVVNPGQAVKEAVYRISSLTAQTM is encoded by the coding sequence ATGAAGCCGACACGAAATAGTAACATCGCCGTTCTGTACAGTATATTACTTGCGGGAGTTGCCGGAACCGCCTATGCGCAGGACACCGTCAAATACGTGGGTCAGACATTATCCAATGTGGATTATCATCATGGACAGCTAACTCCTGCCGTGGGTACACATAATATACAGGTATTTCGGGCGAATCGGGAGTTCCCGGAACAGGCTGGCGGGCATAATTTTACCTACAATCACCAACCTTTTTTGGCCTTTTGGAACAATACTTATTATCTACAATTTCTGAGCAATCCTGTGGGCGAGCATATTGCAGAAGGGAAGACCCTTTTACAGACGTCCAAAGACGGTTATGTCTGGTCGGGGCCTGTCGAACTGTTTCCGCCCTATCTTGTACCGGAGGGGTTCACAAAGCCAGGTAGGGCCGACCGCGCGGGCAAGGAGCTCTACGCAGTTATGCACCAACGCATGGGTTTCTATACGGCCCAGAATGGTAAGCTCCTGACAATTGGATACTATGGTGTGGCGTTGGATGCGAAAGATGATCCTAATGACGGCAATGGATTAGGACGTGTGGTCCGGGAAATAAATAAGGACGGTTCTTTTGGACCAATTTATTTTATCCGGTTCAATTCATCTTTCAACACAAAGATGGCCAAATACCCGTTTTTCACAAAAAGTAAGGATAAAGCTTTTGTGTCAGCCTGTGAAGAACTGCTAAATAGTCCGTTGATGATGCAGCAATGGGTGGAAGAGGCCGATCGCAATGATCCGCTAGTTCCTTTAAAGCGACCTGTTAAAGCGTTTGCTTATTACCATTTAAATGATGGCAGGGTAGTCGGGCTGTGGAAACATGCACTCACCTCGATCAGCAACGATAATGGCAGGACCTGGGCATATTCACCACGAAGAGCCCCCGGATTTGTCAACAGCAATGCGAAGATCTGGGGACAGCGGACCTCTGACGGTCGCTTTGCAACGGTTTACAATCCTTCCGAGTTCAGATGGCCACTGGCGGTTTCCACCAGTGACGACGGGCTACGTTATACCGATCTACTGTTGGTCAACGGTGAGATTTCCACGATGCGTTACGGCGGAAATTATAAATCCTATGGCCCCCAGTATGTACGTGGCATACAAGAAGGAAATGGCCAGACGCCGGATAAAAATATGTGGTTAACCTATAGCATGAACAAAGAGGATATATGGGTAGCCAAAGTGCCTGTTCCGATCAGTTCCACGGTGGCGGAAGCCGTTGATGACGATTTTTCGAAACAGCCAGAACAAGTTTATAATTCATGGAATATTTATAGCCCGCTTTGGGCAAGTGCCAAAGTTGAAGGTAATGCCTTGGTATTGCGGGACAAGGATCCCTACGACTATGCAAAAGCAGACCGGGTAATTGCACCGGCAAAGAAAGGCAAAATAACTTATACGGTGACGCCCCAACAGGATACGCATGGCACTTTAGAAATAGAACTCGTCAATGGCAACGGGCTCCCGGCTGCTCGGATTACCTTTGATAAGGATGGCCTGATTAAGAATAAGGCAGGGTATCGGAATGCAACTATACAAAAATATGAGGCCGGACAAACGTATCATATAACCTGCCTTGTAGATGTCACTACCCGCTCTTTTCAGCTATTTGTCAATGGCGTGGACAAAGGGACCAAATTGTTTTTTCAACCTGTAGATAGTATTTGTAAAGTATCGTTCAGAACAGGAGAAATCAGACGTTTCCCTGACGCGGATACACCAACAGACCAGGATTTTGACGTCGTCAATCCGGGACAGGCAGTAAAAGAGGCTGTTTATAGGATATCTTCGTTGACAGCGCAAACAATGTAA